A single window of Alphaproteobacteria bacterium DNA harbors:
- a CDS encoding adenine phosphoribosyltransferase yields MDLKEHIRGIPDFPKPGILFYDISTLLAEPKAWRHTVYQLAAHLTPYEPDVLAGIESRGFLVAAPLALALGCGFTMVRKQGKLPGETVRYSYDLEYGSDTIEIQKDAVQPGQRVVILDDLLATGGTMAAAVDLFRKVGAEVVGAATIIELTFLEGRKRLDVPVTTLVEYAS; encoded by the coding sequence ATGGACCTGAAAGAGCATATTCGCGGCATCCCGGATTTCCCGAAGCCGGGCATCCTGTTCTACGACATCTCGACGCTTCTGGCCGAGCCGAAGGCGTGGCGCCACACGGTCTACCAGCTGGCGGCGCACCTGACGCCTTATGAGCCGGACGTGCTGGCCGGCATCGAAAGCCGCGGCTTCCTGGTCGCCGCCCCGCTGGCGCTGGCGCTCGGCTGCGGCTTCACCATGGTGCGCAAGCAAGGCAAGCTGCCGGGCGAGACCGTACGCTATTCCTATGACCTGGAATACGGCAGCGATACGATCGAGATCCAGAAGGACGCCGTGCAGCCGGGGCAGCGCGTGGTGATCCTGGACGACCTGCTGGCAACGGGCGGCACCATGGCCGCGGCGGTCGACCTGTTCCGCAAGGTGGGCGCGGAAGTGGTGGGCGCTGCCACCATCATCGAACTGACCTTTCTCGAAGGTCGCAAGCGGCTGGACGTGCCGGTGACGACCCTGGTCGAATACGCCTCCTGA
- a CDS encoding aspartate aminotransferase family protein, whose product MPSHVFHRSLASPPLTAVAAEGAFIFDNQGKRYLDASGGAAVSCLGHSHPKVVEAIREQIGRLDYAHTGFFTNTAQEALADDLIAHAPANMARAFFVSGGSEAIESAIKMARQYWLEKGEPQRTRIIARRQSYHGNTLGALAVGGNMARRAPYAPLLSDAMSHIAPCYAYRDRRDGESEADYGRRAADELEAEIQRLGPETVAAFVAEPVVGATLGSAPAVPGYFRRIREICDAHGVLFVADEVMSGMGRCGTLYALEHDGVQADLIVMAKGLGGGFQPIGCVLASDAVVEAYRLGSGAFTHGHTYMGHPVACAAGLAVQQVLREEGLVEHVRNNGPRLEALLQERFGNHAHVGDIRGRGYFWSLEFVADRASKAAFDPAEKRHVRLGQEALARGLICYPMGGTIDGVQGDHVTLAPPYNASDRELELAVTLLGEAVDASIDV is encoded by the coding sequence ATGCCGAGCCACGTCTTCCATCGCTCGCTCGCCTCGCCGCCGCTGACCGCGGTCGCCGCCGAGGGCGCTTTCATTTTCGACAACCAGGGCAAGCGCTATCTGGACGCGTCGGGCGGCGCCGCGGTCTCGTGCCTGGGGCACAGCCACCCCAAGGTGGTGGAGGCGATCCGCGAACAGATCGGCCGGCTGGATTACGCCCACACCGGCTTCTTCACCAACACGGCACAGGAAGCCCTGGCGGACGACCTGATCGCTCACGCGCCCGCCAACATGGCCCGCGCCTTTTTCGTCTCCGGCGGGTCGGAGGCGATCGAAAGCGCGATCAAGATGGCGCGGCAATACTGGCTGGAAAAGGGCGAGCCGCAGCGCACCCGCATCATCGCGCGGCGCCAGAGCTATCACGGCAACACGCTGGGGGCGCTGGCGGTCGGCGGCAACATGGCGAGGCGCGCGCCCTATGCGCCGCTGCTCTCCGACGCCATGAGCCATATCGCGCCCTGCTACGCCTATCGCGACCGGCGGGACGGCGAAAGCGAGGCCGACTATGGCCGCCGCGCCGCCGACGAGTTGGAAGCGGAAATCCAGCGCCTGGGGCCGGAGACGGTGGCGGCCTTCGTCGCCGAGCCGGTGGTGGGCGCGACCCTGGGCTCGGCGCCGGCGGTGCCGGGCTATTTCCGGCGCATCCGCGAGATCTGCGACGCCCACGGCGTGCTGTTCGTCGCCGACGAGGTGATGAGCGGCATGGGCCGCTGCGGCACGCTCTATGCGCTGGAGCATGACGGCGTGCAGGCGGACCTGATCGTCATGGCCAAGGGGCTGGGCGGCGGCTTCCAGCCGATCGGCTGCGTGCTGGCCTCGGACGCGGTGGTGGAGGCCTATCGCCTGGGCTCGGGCGCCTTCACCCATGGCCACACCTATATGGGCCACCCGGTCGCCTGCGCCGCCGGCCTGGCCGTGCAGCAGGTGCTGCGCGAGGAAGGGCTGGTCGAGCATGTGCGCAACAACGGCCCACGCCTCGAAGCCCTGTTGCAGGAGCGGTTCGGCAACCACGCCCATGTGGGCGACATCCGTGGCCGCGGCTATTTCTGGAGCCTGGAATTCGTCGCCGACCGCGCCTCCAAGGCAGCGTTCGACCCGGCGGAGAAACGCCATGTCCGCCTGGGGCAGGAGGCGCTGGCGCGCGGCCTGATCTGCTATCCCATGGGCGGCACCATCGACGGCGTGCAGGGCGACCATGTCACCCTGGCGCCGCCCTACAATGCCAGCGACCGCGAACTGGAACTGGCCGTGACCCTACTGGGTGAAGCGGTGGATGCGTCGATCGACGTATAA
- a CDS encoding zinc ABC transporter substrate-binding protein, which yields MRRALLALLALWVWAAPAAAEPRSVVVSIKPIYGLAAALLDGIAEPVLLLHGTASPHTYALRPSERRALEDARVVVWVGPELESFLTRSLAVLPDRVRVVGLLAETPGLQRLPLSEDDDHDDHGHDDHGHGDHGHGDHGHGDHGGADAVDPHMWLSPANARAMARYLAEVFVPLGQPERLARNAAALDGRLAALETALAAELAPVGERPFVVFHPAYNYFIAAFGLHQAGTLVLTPEQGASARHLAELHRHLAETAAVCAFREPQFSDRALLSLARDTGLRVAVLDPLGTAVPAGPMAYEGTLRTMANALVGCLAPDR from the coding sequence ATGAGGCGCGCGCTGCTGGCGCTATTGGCGCTCTGGGTCTGGGCCGCGCCCGCCGCGGCCGAGCCCCGGTCGGTCGTCGTCTCGATCAAGCCGATTTATGGCCTGGCGGCGGCCTTGCTGGACGGCATAGCCGAGCCGGTGCTGTTGCTCCACGGCACCGCCTCGCCGCACACCTACGCCCTGCGACCGTCTGAGCGGCGCGCCTTGGAGGACGCCCGCGTCGTCGTCTGGGTCGGGCCGGAACTGGAGAGTTTTCTCACCCGCTCCCTGGCCGTGCTGCCGGATCGGGTCCGCGTGGTCGGTCTGCTGGCGGAAACACCCGGCCTGCAACGCCTGCCGCTGAGCGAGGACGACGACCACGATGACCATGGCCACGATGACCATGGCCACGGGGATCATGGGCACGGGGACCATGGGCACGGCGACCATGGCGGCGCGGATGCGGTCGACCCGCACATGTGGCTTTCACCCGCCAATGCCCGCGCCATGGCCCGGTATCTGGCCGAGGTGTTCGTCCCGCTCGGCCAGCCGGAGCGCCTCGCGCGGAACGCCGCCGCGCTCGACGGGCGTCTGGCGGCTTTGGAAACGGCGCTGGCGGCGGAACTCGCCCCCGTGGGCGAGCGGCCGTTCGTCGTGTTCCATCCGGCCTACAACTATTTCATCGCGGCCTTCGGCCTACACCAGGCCGGCACCCTCGTCCTGACGCCGGAGCAGGGAGCGAGCGCCCGCCATCTGGCCGAGTTGCACCGGCATCTCGCCGAGACCGCTGCCGTCTGTGCCTTCCGCGAGCCCCAGTTCTCGGACCGCGCACTGCTGAGCCTCGCCCGCGACACCGGCTTGCGCGTTGCCGTGCTCGACCCGCTCGGCACCGCGGTCCCGGCCGGCCCCATGGCCTATGAGGGGACCCTCCGCACCATGGCGAATGCGCTGGTCGGCTGCCTCGCACCCGACCGGTAG
- a CDS encoding TRAP transporter permease — protein sequence MSGQHSTQADLEDLVAATDTGGRQPLGWQAKALAGIALLWSLFQIYYASNIPFFLTDLTGWNVTLNSDSARSIHLSFAMVLAALSYPLTPRSPRDRIPLYDWGLAALGVAACMYMVVFSDDIAGRAGLPTTADLVMSTIGMALLLLLAYRTLGLPMVLVGVVFLLYVFFGDSPILPDVMQWKGASYNKAMWHFWMQTEGVFGIALGVSTSMIFLFVLFGALLEKAGAGHYFVQVSFALLGHLRGGPAKAAVLSSALTGVVSGSSIANTVTTGTFTIPLMRRVGFSREKAGAVEVASSVNGQLMPPVMGAAAFLMVEYVGISYNEVIRHAVLPAIISYLALVYIVHLEACKAGMTGLPKPGADRPLLRRLMGLVGGFGVFGGACAVIYYVLEWAKLAFGDATFWVVLALFAAAYIGLLLIAAMRPDLELDDPNAPIVSLPETLPTALTGLYYLLPLVVLVWCLMIERFSPGLSAFWAMVAMVAILLTHRMLKSMFRGAVNIPDDMGLGFRDMIDGLIAGARNMTGIALATAVAGIIVGTISLTGMQQIMGELIEYLAGGSLMAMLVLVAVLSIVLGMGLPTTANYIVVSSLMAFVIVDVGAQNGLIVPLIAVHMFVFYFGIMADVTPPVGLASFAAAAISGGDPLKTGFTAFYYSLRTVLLPFLFIFNTDLLLINVGWLEGIFVFLVALAAMLLFAASTQGWFLVRSRLWESVALALVAFTLFRPGYWLDQWQDPFDTRPGTEVLAAAEAAPAGSDLRMVVKGEDLDGKIQEKTVNFFMGDAAPGAERLMRDAGIAVRLEDGKALIDDLAFGGPAEKAKIDFDWEVVNVQTPAERWPKEVFYLPALLLLAAVVLAQWARRDERQG from the coding sequence ATGAGCGGCCAGCACAGCACCCAAGCCGACCTCGAAGACCTGGTGGCGGCCACCGACACCGGCGGCCGGCAGCCGCTGGGGTGGCAGGCCAAGGCCCTGGCCGGGATCGCGCTGCTCTGGTCGCTGTTCCAGATCTATTACGCCTCCAACATCCCATTTTTCCTGACCGACCTGACCGGCTGGAACGTGACGCTGAACAGCGACTCGGCCCGGTCGATCCATCTGAGTTTCGCCATGGTGCTGGCGGCGCTGTCCTACCCGCTCACCCCCCGGTCGCCGCGGGACCGCATCCCGCTTTACGACTGGGGCCTGGCGGCGCTGGGCGTCGCCGCCTGCATGTATATGGTGGTGTTCTCCGACGACATCGCCGGTCGCGCCGGCCTGCCGACCACCGCCGACCTGGTCATGTCGACCATCGGCATGGCGCTGCTGCTGCTGCTCGCCTATCGCACGCTGGGCCTGCCGATGGTGCTGGTGGGCGTGGTGTTCCTGCTCTACGTCTTTTTCGGCGACAGCCCGATCCTGCCGGACGTGATGCAGTGGAAGGGAGCCTCCTACAACAAGGCGATGTGGCATTTCTGGATGCAGACCGAGGGCGTGTTCGGCATAGCGCTCGGCGTATCCACCTCCATGATCTTCCTGTTCGTGCTGTTCGGCGCGCTGCTGGAGAAGGCCGGTGCGGGCCATTATTTCGTCCAGGTCTCGTTCGCGTTGCTGGGCCATCTGCGCGGCGGACCGGCCAAGGCGGCGGTGCTGTCGTCGGCGCTGACCGGCGTGGTCAGCGGTTCCTCCATCGCCAACACGGTGACGACCGGCACCTTCACCATTCCGCTGATGCGCCGGGTCGGCTTCTCGCGCGAGAAGGCCGGCGCGGTCGAGGTCGCCTCCAGCGTCAACGGCCAGTTGATGCCGCCGGTGATGGGCGCGGCCGCCTTCCTGATGGTCGAATATGTGGGCATCTCGTACAATGAGGTGATCCGCCATGCGGTGCTGCCGGCCATCATCTCCTATCTGGCGCTGGTCTATATCGTCCATCTGGAGGCCTGCAAGGCGGGCATGACCGGCCTGCCGAAGCCCGGCGCGGACCGGCCGCTGCTGCGCCGCCTGATGGGGCTGGTCGGCGGCTTCGGCGTGTTCGGCGGCGCCTGCGCGGTCATCTACTATGTGCTGGAATGGGCCAAGCTGGCCTTCGGCGACGCCACGTTCTGGGTGGTGCTGGCCCTGTTCGCGGCCGCCTATATCGGCCTGCTTTTGATCGCGGCGATGCGGCCGGACCTGGAACTGGACGACCCGAACGCGCCCATCGTCTCGCTGCCGGAGACGCTGCCGACGGCGCTGACCGGGCTCTATTACCTGCTGCCGCTGGTAGTGCTGGTCTGGTGCCTGATGATCGAGCGCTTTTCGCCCGGCCTCTCGGCCTTCTGGGCCATGGTGGCGATGGTGGCGATCCTGCTGACCCACCGCATGCTGAAGAGCATGTTCCGCGGCGCCGTCAACATTCCGGACGACATGGGCCTGGGCTTCCGCGACATGATCGACGGGCTGATCGCCGGCGCCCGCAACATGACCGGCATCGCGCTGGCGACCGCGGTCGCCGGCATCATCGTCGGCACGATCAGCCTGACCGGCATGCAGCAGATCATGGGCGAGCTGATCGAGTATCTCGCCGGCGGCTCGCTGATGGCGATGCTGGTGCTGGTGGCGGTGCTGTCGATCGTCCTCGGCATGGGCCTGCCGACGACGGCGAACTATATCGTCGTCTCGTCGCTGATGGCCTTCGTCATCGTCGATGTCGGCGCCCAGAACGGCCTGATCGTGCCGCTGATTGCGGTGCACATGTTCGTGTTCTATTTCGGCATCATGGCCGACGTGACCCCGCCGGTCGGCCTGGCCTCGTTCGCAGCGGCGGCGATTTCCGGCGGCGACCCGCTCAAGACCGGCTTCACGGCGTTCTACTACTCGCTGCGCACGGTGCTGCTGCCCTTCCTCTTCATCTTCAACACCGACCTGCTGCTGATCAATGTCGGCTGGCTGGAAGGCATTTTCGTCTTCCTGGTGGCGCTGGCGGCGATGCTACTGTTTGCGGCTTCGACCCAGGGCTGGTTCCTGGTGCGCTCGCGCCTGTGGGAGAGCGTCGCGCTGGCGCTGGTCGCCTTCACCCTGTTCCGGCCGGGCTACTGGCTGGACCAGTGGCAGGACCCGTTCGATACCCGACCGGGAACGGAGGTGCTGGCCGCGGCCGAGGCGGCGCCGGCGGGCAGCGACCTGCGCATGGTGGTGAAGGGCGAGGACCTGGACGGCAAGATCCAGGAGAAGACCGTGAACTTCTTCATGGGCGACGCCGCACCGGGAGCCGAGCGCCTGATGCGCGACGCCGGCATCGCCGTGCGGCTGGAAGACGGCAAGGCGCTGATCGACGACCTGGCGTTCGGCGGCCCGGCCGAGAAGGCCAAGATCGACTTCGACTGGGAGGTGGTGAACGTCCAGACGCCCGCCGAACGCTGGCCGAAAGAGGTGTTCTACCTGCCGGCGCTGCTGTTGCTGGCCGCGGTCGTGCTGGCGCAATGGGCGCGGCGCGACGAACGCCAGGGGTAA
- a CDS encoding alpha/beta hydrolase, translating to MKTARINDYAMAYLDLGQAEGGRPPLVCVHGSLNDFRAWVPVMGPLSAGRRLIMPSLRHYFPEHWDGQGGRFTMAQHVEDVIAFLDHLALGPVDLIGHSRGGHLGFRLASKRPDLLRRLVLAEPGGTLDDSLLPEEAKSLPPGAGSRAHVAAASERIAAGDVEGGLRVFIDGINGPGSWDNLAAADRMMREDNVYTLLAQVNEGRQPFTRAEAEALAVPTLFVGGADTTGMLPIVLKALSAHVPGAQVAMIPNAGHSMFRQQPKAFCQAVLPFLDG from the coding sequence ATGAAAACCGCACGCATCAACGATTACGCCATGGCCTATCTCGATCTGGGACAGGCGGAGGGCGGGCGGCCGCCGCTGGTCTGCGTGCACGGCTCGCTCAACGATTTCCGCGCCTGGGTGCCGGTAATGGGGCCGCTGTCCGCCGGCCGCCGCCTGATCATGCCGAGCCTGCGCCACTATTTTCCGGAGCACTGGGACGGGCAGGGCGGCCGGTTCACCATGGCCCAGCATGTCGAGGACGTGATCGCCTTCCTCGACCATCTGGCCCTGGGGCCGGTCGACCTGATCGGCCATAGCCGCGGCGGGCATCTGGGCTTCCGTCTCGCCTCGAAGCGGCCGGACCTGTTGCGGCGTCTGGTGCTGGCCGAGCCCGGCGGCACGCTCGACGACTCGCTGTTGCCGGAGGAAGCCAAAAGCCTCCCGCCCGGCGCCGGCTCGCGCGCGCATGTGGCCGCCGCCTCGGAGAGGATCGCGGCGGGCGACGTGGAAGGCGGGCTCCGTGTCTTCATCGATGGCATCAACGGCCCCGGCTCGTGGGACAATCTCGCCGCCGCGGACCGGATGATGCGCGAGGACAATGTCTACACCCTGCTGGCCCAGGTGAACGAGGGCCGCCAGCCCTTCACCCGGGCGGAGGCCGAGGCCCTGGCCGTGCCGACCCTGTTCGTCGGCGGCGCCGACACCACCGGCATGCTGCCGATCGTCCTCAAGGCGCTGTCGGCGCACGTGCCGGGCGCGCAAGTCGCGATGATTCCCAACGCCGGCCACAGCATGTTCCGCCAGCAACCGAAAGCCTTCTGCCAGGCGGTGCTGCCCTTCCTGGACGGGTAG
- a CDS encoding GIY-YIG nuclease family protein, translating to MPACVYMLASQKNGTLYIGSTTDLARRVQDHRDKVLDGFTKRYGVTRLVYVEAFPTVFEARQRERQIKNWRRSWKINLIEAQNPHWEDLVKFL from the coding sequence ATGCCCGCCTGTGTCTACATGCTCGCCAGCCAGAAGAATGGCACGCTCTATATTGGCTCGACCACCGATCTTGCCCGGCGCGTGCAGGACCATCGGGACAAGGTGCTCGACGGCTTCACGAAGCGGTATGGCGTCACGCGGCTGGTTTATGTGGAGGCCTTTCCAACGGTTTTCGAAGCGCGCCAACGGGAACGGCAGATCAAGAACTGGCGGCGGTCATGGAAAATCAATCTGATCGAAGCGCAAAACCCGCATTGGGAAGACTTGGTGAAATTCCTGTGA
- a CDS encoding AarF/ABC1/UbiB kinase family protein, giving the protein MTADDEASRFSRRARRYVGTSRTVGSLAAKVAGEHYLGLKMDRERHAQTLRKALGGLKGPLMKVAQILASIPDALPKEYAEELRQLQANAPPMDWLFVRRRMTGQLGHGWQERFADFGEQAAHAASLGQVHKARLHDGRAVACKLQYPDMASVVEADLGQLRLIFSLYSRFDKAIQTENIYEEVAARLREELDYEREAKQMRLYRRMLANEPGVHVPEPVEELSTRRLLTMTWLDGVPLLEAAQRPAEECNRIAHNMFRAWYVPFYDYGIIHGDPHLGNYTVREDNSVNLLDFGCIRVFSPPFVAGVIDLYKAIRDRDEALAVHAYETWGFENPSKELIRVLNLWAEFIYAPLMQDKVQKIQESESGHYGARVADKVHTELRKLGGVRPPREFVLMDRAAIGLGSVFMHLKAEINWYRLFHDLVGDFDSAALARRQAEALAAVGLEQQP; this is encoded by the coding sequence ATGACCGCTGACGACGAAGCCTCCCGTTTTTCCCGCCGCGCGCGCCGGTATGTCGGCACGTCGCGCACCGTGGGCAGTCTGGCGGCCAAGGTGGCGGGTGAGCATTATCTCGGCCTGAAAATGGACCGGGAGCGCCACGCCCAGACCCTGCGCAAGGCGCTGGGCGGCCTCAAAGGGCCGTTGATGAAGGTGGCGCAGATCCTCGCCTCCATCCCCGACGCCCTGCCCAAGGAATACGCCGAGGAACTGCGCCAGTTGCAGGCCAACGCGCCGCCGATGGACTGGCTGTTCGTGCGCCGGCGCATGACCGGCCAGCTCGGCCATGGCTGGCAGGAGCGCTTCGCCGACTTCGGCGAACAGGCCGCGCACGCCGCCAGCCTCGGCCAGGTGCACAAGGCCCGCCTCCACGACGGCCGCGCCGTCGCCTGCAAGCTGCAATACCCGGACATGGCCAGCGTGGTCGAGGCCGATCTCGGCCAGTTGCGCCTGATCTTCTCGCTCTATTCCCGCTTCGACAAGGCGATCCAGACCGAGAACATCTACGAGGAAGTCGCCGCCCGCCTGCGCGAGGAACTGGACTACGAGCGCGAGGCGAAGCAGATGCGCCTCTACCGCCGCATGCTGGCGAACGAGCCGGGCGTGCACGTGCCGGAGCCGGTGGAGGAACTCTCCACCCGCCGCCTGCTGACCATGACCTGGCTCGATGGCGTGCCGCTGCTGGAAGCCGCGCAACGCCCGGCGGAGGAGTGCAACCGCATCGCCCACAACATGTTCCGCGCCTGGTATGTGCCGTTCTACGACTACGGCATCATCCATGGCGACCCGCATCTCGGCAATTACACGGTGCGCGAGGACAACAGCGTCAACCTGCTGGATTTCGGCTGCATTCGCGTGTTCTCGCCGCCCTTCGTCGCTGGCGTGATCGACCTCTACAAGGCGATCCGCGACCGCGACGAGGCCTTGGCCGTCCACGCCTACGAGACCTGGGGATTCGAAAACCCGTCCAAGGAGTTGATCCGCGTCCTCAACCTCTGGGCCGAGTTCATCTATGCGCCGCTGATGCAGGACAAGGTGCAGAAAATCCAGGAAAGCGAGAGCGGCCATTACGGCGCCAGGGTTGCGGACAAGGTCCATACCGAGTTACGAAAGCTTGGCGGCGTCCGGCCGCCGCGGGAATTTGTACTGATGGATCGGGCCGCCATCGGCCTGGGAAGCGTGTTCATGCATTTGAAAGCGGAAATCAACTGGTACCGGCTGTTCCACGATCTGGTGGGCGATTTCGACAGCGCGGCCCTGGCCCGCCGCCAGGCCGAGGCCCTGGCCGCGGTCGGCCTGGAGCAGCAGCCATGA
- a CDS encoding TAXI family TRAP transporter solute-binding subunit — MKWTLGFAALALAGSLAFPAQAEQQFISIGTGGVTGVYYPTGGAICRMVNKGRKEHGIRCSAESTGGSIYNINTVRAGELEFGVAQSDWQYHAYHGTSKFAEQGPFTDERSVFSVHAEPVTMLARADSGIKNIHDAKGKRVNIGNAGSGTRGTWEVLEQAMGWQRSDLALAAELKSAETGQALCDNKIDAYFWLVGHPSALTQETVSSCDAKLVNVTGPDIDKLVADNAFYRHAIIPGGMYSGNPEDIHTFGVGATFITSAKVPDNVVYVVVKAVFDNFDDFKKLHPAFANLKPEEMIKDSLSAPLHPGAIKYYKERGWM; from the coding sequence ATGAAGTGGACACTTGGATTTGCGGCGCTGGCGCTGGCCGGCAGTCTGGCCTTCCCGGCGCAGGCGGAACAGCAGTTCATCTCCATCGGCACCGGTGGCGTTACCGGCGTCTATTACCCGACTGGTGGCGCCATTTGTCGGATGGTCAACAAGGGCCGCAAGGAGCACGGCATCCGCTGCTCGGCCGAAAGCACCGGCGGGTCGATCTACAACATCAACACCGTGCGGGCGGGCGAGCTGGAATTCGGCGTGGCGCAGTCGGACTGGCAGTATCACGCCTATCACGGCACCTCGAAATTCGCGGAACAGGGGCCGTTCACGGACGAGCGCTCGGTGTTCAGCGTTCACGCGGAGCCGGTCACCATGCTGGCGCGCGCCGACAGCGGCATCAAGAACATCCACGACGCCAAGGGCAAGCGGGTCAATATCGGCAATGCCGGCAGCGGCACCCGCGGCACCTGGGAGGTGCTGGAGCAAGCCATGGGCTGGCAGCGCAGCGACCTGGCGCTGGCGGCCGAGCTGAAATCGGCCGAGACCGGGCAGGCGCTTTGCGACAACAAGATCGACGCCTATTTCTGGCTGGTGGGCCATCCGTCCGCGCTGACCCAGGAAACCGTGTCGAGCTGCGACGCGAAGCTGGTGAACGTGACCGGCCCGGACATCGACAAGCTGGTGGCCGACAACGCGTTCTATCGCCATGCGATCATTCCGGGCGGCATGTACAGCGGCAACCCGGAGGACATCCACACCTTCGGCGTCGGCGCGACCTTCATCACCTCGGCCAAGGTGCCGGACAATGTGGTCTATGTGGTCGTCAAGGCGGTGTTCGACAATTTCGACGACTTCAAGAAGCTGCACCCGGCCTTCGCCAACCTGAAGCCGGAAGAAATGATCAAGGACAGCCTGTCCGCTCCGCTGCACCCGGGCGCGATCAAGTATTACAAGGAACGCGGCTGGATGTAG
- a CDS encoding LLM class flavin-dependent oxidoreductase, whose protein sequence is MDVGLQMVFATYGCPPGVTDQQCWDEELAIAEIAAEGGFDCLWAVEHHDDDYSFCPDNLQLMSYLAAKYPQIDVGTAAVILPWNDPLRVAEKVSMLDHFCNGRLRFGIGRGLARREFNIFRTSMDESRTRFDEAAKMIVEALETGFIEGDGPHYKQPRAELRPRPRFPIRNRLYAVASSDDSVVSAAKIAARMVMFSDRPWESRLPAIERHRQLFQEMHGRKAPPPLMADFCVCTPTMDGAREKARDWMGKFVMSNFDHYELLGEHFATVKGYDAYAAKIATAKEIGMDGIIDGFMSASVWGTPDHILRMLEERRKLVGDYELATSFRFGGIPFEAAKTGLELYIKEVLPVVKSWKVEDELSATRMAAE, encoded by the coding sequence ATGGATGTTGGCTTGCAGATGGTTTTCGCCACCTATGGCTGCCCGCCCGGCGTCACCGACCAGCAATGCTGGGACGAGGAACTGGCCATCGCCGAAATCGCCGCGGAAGGCGGGTTCGACTGCCTCTGGGCCGTGGAGCACCACGACGACGACTACTCGTTCTGCCCCGACAATCTGCAATTGATGAGCTATCTGGCGGCGAAATATCCGCAGATCGACGTCGGCACCGCGGCGGTGATCCTGCCCTGGAACGACCCGCTGCGCGTCGCGGAAAAGGTCTCCATGCTGGACCATTTCTGCAACGGCCGCCTGCGCTTCGGCATCGGCCGCGGCCTGGCCCGGCGCGAGTTCAACATTTTCCGCACCAGCATGGACGAAAGCCGCACCCGGTTCGACGAGGCGGCCAAGATGATCGTCGAGGCGCTGGAGACCGGCTTCATCGAGGGCGACGGCCCGCACTACAAGCAGCCGCGCGCCGAACTGCGGCCGCGGCCGCGCTTCCCGATCCGGAACCGGCTCTATGCCGTCGCCTCCAGCGACGATTCCGTGGTTTCGGCGGCGAAGATCGCGGCGCGCATGGTCATGTTCTCCGACCGGCCGTGGGAAAGCCGCCTGCCGGCGATCGAGCGCCACCGCCAACTGTTCCAGGAAATGCACGGCCGCAAGGCGCCGCCGCCGCTGATGGCCGATTTCTGCGTCTGCACGCCGACCATGGACGGCGCGCGGGAGAAGGCGCGGGATTGGATGGGCAAGTTCGTGATGTCGAATTTCGACCATTACGAACTGCTGGGCGAGCATTTCGCCACCGTCAAAGGCTATGACGCCTATGCCGCCAAGATCGCCACGGCGAAGGAAATCGGCATGGACGGCATTATCGACGGCTTCATGTCCGCCAGCGTCTGGGGCACGCCGGACCACATCCTGCGCATGCTGGAAGAGCGCCGGAAACTGGTCGGCGACTACGAACTGGCCACCAGCTTCCGCTTCGGCGGCATCCCGTTCGAGGCCGCCAAGACCGGCCTCGAACTCTATATCAAGGAAGTGCTGCCGGTGGTGAAGTCGTGGAAGGTGGAGGACGAACTCTCCGCCACCCGCATGGCGGCCGAGTAA